From Polynucleobacter difficilis, a single genomic window includes:
- the hisC gene encoding histidinol-phosphate transaminase yields the protein MSTPLGLKHIQAIAPYVGGRPISEVAREYGLDESKIVKLASNENPLGMPKSAQEAMLRAASDLGRYPDSNGFELKKVLSDRLGVPADWITLGNGSNDILELAARAVAQAGDEIIFSKHAFAVYPLATQVVGAVAVEVAPTPQFGHDLPVMLEAIKQAGNKAKLVFVANPNNPTGSYLEPKEIEAFLSQVPSNVVVVLDEAYNEYLTPEQRYDAIAWVKRYPNMILSRSFSKAYGLAGLRIGYGVAQPGLTDLLNRIRQPFNVNSLAQAAAIAAFQDDAFLQAGYELNQAGYIQLTDAFKELGLRFLPSSGNFVLVKVGDDSGAGARINLELLKRGIIVRPVGNYGLPEWLRISIGLPEENDAFIHALREILKSA from the coding sequence GAGAGCAAGATTGTGAAACTTGCCTCGAATGAAAACCCCCTCGGTATGCCGAAGTCAGCGCAAGAAGCAATGCTGCGTGCTGCAAGTGACCTTGGCCGCTATCCGGATTCCAATGGCTTCGAACTCAAGAAGGTGTTATCAGATCGCCTGGGTGTTCCTGCCGACTGGATCACCTTAGGTAACGGTAGTAATGATATTTTGGAGTTGGCCGCTAGAGCCGTTGCACAAGCGGGCGATGAGATTATTTTTTCAAAGCATGCATTTGCGGTTTATCCGCTTGCTACTCAGGTAGTGGGTGCTGTGGCGGTTGAGGTAGCGCCAACACCGCAATTCGGCCATGATTTGCCGGTGATGCTGGAAGCGATCAAGCAAGCCGGTAATAAAGCCAAGCTCGTGTTTGTGGCCAACCCGAATAATCCTACTGGTAGCTACTTAGAGCCTAAAGAAATCGAAGCGTTTTTATCTCAAGTACCAAGCAATGTGGTTGTGGTGCTAGATGAGGCGTACAACGAGTATTTAACGCCAGAGCAGCGCTACGATGCAATTGCCTGGGTCAAGCGCTATCCCAATATGATTCTCTCGCGTAGTTTTTCTAAGGCCTACGGTTTGGCAGGTCTGCGGATTGGTTACGGTGTAGCTCAGCCTGGATTGACCGATTTACTCAATCGCATTCGGCAGCCGTTTAATGTCAATAGCCTTGCTCAGGCAGCAGCCATTGCTGCCTTTCAGGACGACGCTTTTTTACAAGCTGGCTATGAATTAAATCAAGCCGGATACATTCAATTAACCGATGCATTTAAAGAGCTTGGACTGCGATTCTTGCCATCTTCCGGCAACTTTGTGCTGGTCAAGGTGGGTGACGATAGCGGCGCGGGTGCGCGCATCAACTTAGAGCTACTCAAGCGCGGCATCATCGTTCGCCCCGTTGGTAATTACGGCTTGCCGGAGTGGCTGCGCATCTCGATTGGCCTGCCCGAAGAGAATGATGCCTTCATTCACGCTTTGCGCGAGATTCTAAAGTCGGCCTAA